A region from the Melanotaenia boesemani isolate fMelBoe1 chromosome 11, fMelBoe1.pri, whole genome shotgun sequence genome encodes:
- the ch25hl3 gene encoding cholesterol 25-hydroxylase-like protein has translation MDVPTTESRAPLLQGLWECVRPGQEEILQSPYLPAACAFLTHILLCAPFLALDALGRVCQRVRSWRIAADSVRPPSLRRWFECFCRVLYKYTTVVLPTTALFQLLRTPQLPDLAPSCWQLFVEVVACFLLFDTLFFVWHYSMHRIPWLYRRIHQMHHQHHVTFALAAQDASSAELLSLLLLALSSTWVLGCHPLSEVLFHLLNSWLAVEDHCGYNFPWSLHNLVPCLGGAPFHQAHHSLQNTNYAPYFTHWDRLFGTYRASALHSHPR, from the exons ATGGATGTACCCACCACAGAGTCCCGTGCGCCTCTCCTCCAGGGTTTGTGGGAATGTGTGAGACCGGGTCAGGAGGAGATACTGCAGTCTCCTTACCTGCCCGCAGCTTGCGCCTTCTTGACGCACATCCTGCTCTGCGCGCCCTTCCTTGCGCTGGACGCACTGGGGCGCGTGTGTCAGCGTGTTCGGTCGTGGAGGATAGCAGCAGATTCGGTGCGGCCGCCGTCTCTCAGGAGATGGTTTGAATGTTTTTGCAGAGTTTTGTACAAATACACGACAGTTGTCCTCCCCACCACGGCACTGTTCCAGCTCCTCCGGACACCCCAGTTACCAGATCTGGCTCCATCTTGCTGGCAACTATTTGTTGAAGTTGTAGCTTGTTTCCTGCTATTTGATACACTCTTCTTTGTATGGCACTACAGCATGCACAG GATTCCCTGGCTGTATCGCAGAATCCATCAGATGCACCATCAGCACCATGTTACTTTTGCTCTGGCAGCCCAGGACGCCAGCTCAGCAGAGCTgctgtctctgctgctgctaGCTCTGAGTAGCACCTGGGTGCTGGGCTGTCACCCACTCAGTGAAGTCCTCTTCCATCTCCTCAACAGCTGGCTGGCAGTAGAGGACCACTGTGGCTACAACTTTCCCTGGTCTCTGCACAATTTGGTTCCCTGTCTGGGAGGAGCTCCTTTCCACCAAGCCCATCACAGTCTGCAAAATACCAACTATGCTCCTTACTTTACCCACTGGGACCGCCTCTTTGGCACATATCGTGCATCAGCCTTGCACTCACATCCAAGATAA